From a single Brassica napus cultivar Da-Ae chromosome C9, Da-Ae, whole genome shotgun sequence genomic region:
- the LOC125592801 gene encoding chromo domain-containing protein LHP1-like, which translates to MLEGITTRRIVNDAGEAETAVETAGGSGKRSGDGGFGSDDGRGGGGDSILREMGDARCTEDEEEEDDEDEEDEDGGGEEEEGGGGGKQERSKLDEGFFEIDATRRKRVRKGRVQYLIKWRGWPETANTWEPKENLQSIADVIDAFEGSLKPGKPGRKPGRKCKQGGSSNSQLKKKQQRLTSTTSHDASQRSDSFTSLNNSSLPNIGGPLNDICGSGDGETAYAANSKRSVGMETEEKDYDPTLSELMGPVVNSNGTAECSQGGRGIDNVRPNGLLKVYPKNSQFIGAKRRKSGSVKRFKQDASTSNNNNNNHTTTAATDQNVTQELATLDSFGGVARIGNEYPGVLENNNLSQKIKMEELDIAKILKPVKFSSSVTNNVQDVLVTFLALRSYGEEVMVDNRFLKAHIPLMNGEFEWIKAW; encoded by the exons ATGTTAGAAG GAATCACAACGAGGAGGATTGTGAACGACGCTGGCGAGGCGGAGACTGCGGTGGAAACAGCCGGAGGAAGCGGAAAAAGAAGTGGAGACGGTGGTTTTGGCAGTGACGACGGCAGAGGTGGAGGAGGAGATTCAATTCTCCGCGAGATGGGTGATGCTAGATGTACggaggatgaggaagaagaagacgacgaagaCGAAGAGGATGAAGACGGtggaggagaagaggaagaaggaggaggaggagggaaaCAGGAAAGGTCAAAGCTTGATGAAGGGTTTTTCGAAATTGATGCTACTCGTCGCAAGAGAGTTCGCAAA GGAAGGGTCCAGTATCTAATTAAATG GCGTGGATGGCCAGAAACTGCCAACACATGGGAGCCTAAAGAGAATCTCCAGTCTATCGCTGATGTTATAGATGCATTTGAAGGAAG tttgAAGCCAGGGAAGCCTGGAAGGAAACCAGGAAGGAAATGTAAACAAGGAGGTTCTTCTAATTCTCagttgaagaagaagcagcaacGTTTAACATCTACTACATCACACGATGCTTCTCAGAGATCAGACTCTTTTACATCTCTCAACAACTCCAGCCTTCCCAACATTGGTGGTCCACTCAACGACATCTGCGGTTCGGGAGATGGGGAAACTGCTTATGCAGCCAACAGCAAGAGGAGTGTTGGTATGGAAACAGAGGAGAAAGATTATGATCCGACGCTTAGCGAGCTGATGGGACCAGTCGTTAACAGTAACGGCACTGCAGAGTGTTCCCAAGGAGGACGAGGCATTGATAACGTAAGACCAAATGGGCTCCTCAAGGTGTATCCTAAGAACAGTCAGTTCATAGGTGCTAAGAGAAGGAAGTCTGGTTCGGTGAAAAGATTCAAACAAGACGCATCCACaagtaacaacaacaacaacaaccacacAACAACAGCAGCTACTGATCAGAATGTGACACAAGAGCTGGCTACGTTAGACTCTTTTGGGGGAGTGGCGAGGATAGGGAACGAGTATCCTGGTGTGTTGGAGAATAACAATCTCTCTCAGAAAATCAAGATGGAGGAGCTGGATATTGCGAAGATCCTCAAACCGGTGAAGTTTTCTTCATCTGTGACGAACAATGTACAAGACGTGTTGGTGACCTTTTTGGCTCTAAG ATCTTATGGAGAGGAAGTGATGGTAGACAACAGATTCCTCAAGGCTCACATCCCTCTTATG AATGGGGAGTTCGAGTGGATCAAGGCATGGTAA